Below is a genomic region from Brassica oleracea var. oleracea cultivar TO1000 chromosome C9, BOL, whole genome shotgun sequence.
GATTTTAGTGTGCACATTCTCTTAGGCTTTTTAAATTTCTCATCACTTTAAAACAAAATTGGATTTTCCATCATATGATTCACTGAAAGTTCCTGGAATATCATTTGTTCTTTAATTTGTACAAACATTTTGTGAAAATCAAACAAATAAATAAACCGATGCATTGTACTATTATTTGTTGGTTAAGATTGGAAAAGGCTAACCTAAATCAAAATCTACTGACAAACGCGGCCCATACTTCATTTTGGTTCATGAAGGTCAGGGAGTTGTAAGTGGACGGCAGTAAACAAATATGGTACACAGCCTGTATTTCTCTATGAATCACACATTCACCCGTGCTAGCAAAACATATAAAACTGCACACATTGTAGTTACGCTTTAATTTTTTTCCAACGTAATGTATTAAGTACGTAATGTCATTGGTGCATCTGTAAAAAAAAACATACAAATTGTTTAAAAACAAAATGTATAGTAGTTAAATAAGTTTCAAGTGGGTGGATGATCCCCCTTTGATTGTACGGTTCACGATTCCATGTGCAGTAAGGCTCACGATATAATCGACGATTTGCGCCCATAACCATTTCTATCTTTGATTTCTTTTTGGGTCCCATTTCTAAGTTGATAACATGGCCTATATTTCTACTCGTCTTTGATACTGACTTAAATAGTAAACAAGTGTAGTAAGTTAGACACGTATTCACGATCTCCTTGCGCGTAATACACACGCGCCCCCAAATATCCTCCCAAACCTATCTCTTCGCGACTCCGCCGTCACGACCTCCGCTTGCCTCTCCGGCGCCAATTGGCGTTGCGAGAGGGCTCCTACTGCTCCCACCTTGTCCATATTCTTCTCCGGCGTGGTTGATGTTGGTGAGCGACTCTGCACTTGGTTTTTTTCGGCGTGCTCCGTCGAAGGTTTGAGATGTGCTTCGAGTTCTGGAGCCCTAGCGACTGCTCCATCTCTCTGAACCTCTCTTAGCCAGGTTATGTGTCGCCTCTGCCAGCTTTTGTGTTATCCCGTCGGTGTGGTTCCTTAACGTCGCTTTGTGGCTATCTCCGTCAAAGGCTATCTCGGGTGGCTCCATTTGAGTTTTGAGGTCTCGGAACTTCTAGCACCGGTGAGGAAACAACACATTCGTATCTTCGAAGGTTCAAGTTTAAGTGATTCTGCTAATGAGTGTAGCTTTAGTTAGCTCCTCGTCCCTCCTTTGTTTCGGACTTGGCGTCGCTTGTTGGTCTGAGTCTGATTTGCAGGTTAAACAGATATGGGTAACAGAGTTTCTTCGGATTCCTTGTGCTCGGGGTTTGCTTTGCTACTAGAGGAGGTAGTAAGGTCCATGGTGATGCTGCCCCTTGTTCGATACCGGCTTAGAGGACGAGTATGGATTGTGCAAGTTGAGCGCTATTAAGCTTTTGCGGTTAGTGTTGTCCCGTCTTTTGCTGGAACTTGGTTCAGTTCATTGTCCCTGCTCGGACCTAGAGGGCAGTCCTTGAGCGGGTGTGGTTCTGCTCTTCTGAGGAATAGCAAACTGTTCGGGTAACCGGATGAAACAACTTCTTGTTAGCGTTGCGTGTCTCGTCTCACTTGTTTTCGAGCTTCTCTTCCCTTATCCAGCTTGGTTCAGCCTCTCACTCAGATTTTTCAAGTTTGTATCACTATCTTTAGTCCTGTTCGCTTTCAAGCAGAACGGCTAAGATATCGATTGATATTTGCTTCCATGTTTTTATCTTTTTTGCTATGGAATCAAGACCAGAGGTCTTATATCTTGTCAAACACTTCATGTACAACCTCAACTTTCATTTTGAAATGATATTTACCATTTAGCAAAAAAAAAAAAAAGTGTATTAAGTTGATAACATGGCCTATATTAAACGGTGAGAAAACAACAAATTGATTTACAGTTTTGTACGATATCTCATAAAAACTATCCATCGTATAACATAAAGGCAAATAGGACATAAGACGAAAATTGCATATTGATTTACACTGTTATTAGTGTATGATATAATATTTCATACATATAACATACGAAGCTGAGAAGCAGAGTAAGCTTTTATACCAAATTTAAGCAAAAAAAAAGTAAGCTTTTTATTATGTTATAAGCTTTTATTTACTACTACAAAAACAAATTAAAGTGCAAATTATATTTTACTTGAACGCTTAACGAGAAAGTCCATGTCAGACAAGCATAACCTTTTACATCATAAGGTCCACCTATTAAGATCATGTTAGTTTTTATTAGCAGACAATCCTGAACCTTTGAAAAATGATCATGTTAAAATTTCCATACATACAAGTGAAAGAAACACAGTTATCATTCATCCCTTCCTCGATATCAATTGGGTTAAAACGGCAGCAGAAAAGGTGTGCGTCAAGGATTCTTTGGAATCAAGCTGTTTAAACGACTTGATCTAGAGAGGGAAACTAAGACAAAAGTAATAAAGAAGCATCCAAAAGTAGAAGTGTCCAAAGATTTTAAAGTGAGGGGCCCAGGGGTATGCTCATTGATGGGCTTCGTGTGACCTCACCTGCGGGACCCGTGTGGCGAGAGCTCAACGGTGGGTGTGCTTTATGCAGCCTCGTTATCTTAATTTTTCTAAAATATGTTCATAAACATGTGCAAATGAACCCAACATAATTCAAAGAGAAACATTCTAAGAAAACACTAAAAACGCTTTATTACAAACATAACACACAAGTTCAAAATAAAATACACTTATAGCTTTAATGTTAACTAATATAGATTTAGAATTTATATTGAAGTGGAGTCTAAGATTATTTTTTCAAATTAATTTTAAAAAATATTTTTAGAAACGAATTTTCGGATTTCAATTTGTTTTTGAAAAAAATCAGTATAATAATTTGTAAATATAAAATTCAGAAAAGTTTCAACTTGAAAAAATTGAAGAAAATTTTTATTATTTATTTAAATATTTATTTGTATTTAAATAAAGTAAAGATATAATTGTTGTTTAACTATTTAATGAAACTTTTTTTGTTTATTTTCTTTATTTTGCTCTTTTTGGGAAACAAAATTTTTTTGTGTGTGTTTTAGGAAAATTTGCCCTATTTGAAACTCCTAGACTAGAGTAAGTTTATATTTAAACTATTTATTCATATAAAAAAAATTTCCTATTGCAAATTGATAGATCACATAGGCTTGTACGTCTTTCGAAACAAAAAGTTAAAAAAACTATTATAAAAATCTGAATTATCCTTAAAAATGTATGAGGGAACATTATAAATTTATAATGTTTAACCGAAATTTTTTTTTTAAAAGCAAATATGATATCTCTCTATTTGAAGAGAAATGGAGAACGGAGGCAGCTTGATGCCAGACTGGCCAATTGCTGGTGTATAGTGGGCCTTAATGGGCTTTACTTTTACTTAGAACTCTACCCGTAGCGAAGATCCGAAAAAGTTACGACCCGGGAAAATCCAGAATAACTAACTAACCCTCGCAAACGCTCCGGGCGTCTCTTGATCGCTGATCGGTTTGCTAGATTCAAGCAAGCTTCGAAACCCTAAACTCCTTACTCATTTGCTCAACTTCAGGTTTAGTTTCCTCTTTGCTCTCTATCTCCCCCTCCTCCTCCTCTTGATTTTTCTTCGATGGTGTAACACTGATGGGTTTTGCCAATTAATTATTGTGTCAATGATTCTTCTTCCCATCTTTGTTTGTTTCAGATTGAAGGAGGCAAATTTTGGCTTCTTCTTCAGTGATCAACATCATCATAACCAGATACAATGGTAAGACTACTAGTATTGCCTTTTGGTGAAATCCCCGTTGTTACTTTGAGCTAATAAGCGAGTAGTTTATGTGCAGTCAGCTTTGTTCAATTTCCATTCGTTTTTGACGGTGGTGCTGCTTGTGATCTGCACTTGCACTTATCTCAAGATGCAGTTCCCTGCCATTCTCGAGCAGAAAACTGGGTTTGTTACCATTCCTTCTTTACTCACCTCCTAGAGCACATTTGGAGCTTTAAAACCGATTATTATTCGATCGATCTATCTATCTATCTCATCCATCCATTTATCACTTTGGTCTATATGAAAAATGCTTCAACATATTATATATACTTTGTCGTTGCAGGTTTCGTGGATTCTTTTGGAAAGCTGCTAGAATTGGTACCCCCCACTCCCTTGGAGCTCAGATCTTATTCTGTTTCCTAATTCCTTTCTAGAAAACAACAATCCCTCTTTGCATATCTTCTTCATATGCTAGGCTTTCTAGGAGCAAGAATTAGAGTTAGTAGCCAGTGCAGCTACTAAAATAACTGAACTTTCATTTCCGGCCCAATAGATATCTGGTTCCAATCCTTAAATAATACTTTGGTGATGTTCCTATATAAGCATATGCATGATGGGTACATTAGTAGTCGCAAGTTTTCAGACTAGCAGTTACGGTCGAACATTCTCTTGATTAACATTTGCTTTGTTATATCAAACTTGTAACAGGTGAGCGTTTGAGCCCTTGGATGTCGGCGGGATGCTTCATGATGGGTGTCTCCATCATTTTCTTTTGAGTCTCACAGAACCAGTTCATGTCTTCATTGAGATATTCTGTATGCAAACGCATTCTAAGGTTTTGGATGAATGAAACTGAAAGAGTAGAATATATTATATTTGGATTTTGTGTTTGGTCTTGTAACTGTTGTATTGTTTTCATGTGGAAACTTAACTATAAGCGACCCATCAATCAAATACGAATCTTTGTCGCAGACACACGAATGTGATGAACCTTTCCCCTATCCTTTATGATTATGGGGCCGTTACGTACCATAGATGTATATATGGGCCGAAATATATTATCCAGGCCCAGTATAAGAAACGTATATAATTAACGCAGCTTTAGCGTAAATAATTCAAGCCGAGAATCTCGTCCCCTCTTGACTAAAACCCTCATTCCTCGGTGCTTCCCAGCTCAAAGATGGTAACTTCTTTCCCTTTCATCGACTAGTTTTATGGAACAGATCTTTTCTCTTTCGTTGTTTGATTTGGGTTTTCGTCTGCAGACAGGAGAAGTTGTGAACCCCAAAGCGTATCTGCTTGCAGATTCTCAGTTATCGATAACGATTCTTGACCTCATTCAGCAAGCTGCTAACTACAATGTTGACATGAAGAATTAAACAAAGGGAAGTAGTGGAGGAAGTAGGAGAAGTGGCCATATCACTTACCAAATGGGGAGGAGTGGCTAGTCCACTACTAGTTAGTGGAAGAAGTGGGAGGAGTGGTCATATCACTTACCAAATGGGGAGGAGTGGCTAGTCCACTACTAGTTAGTGGAAGAAGTGGGAGGAGTGGTCATATCACTTACCAAATGGGGAGGAGTGGCTAGTCCACTACTAGTTAGTGGAAGAAGTGGGAGGAGTGGTCATATCACTTACCAAATGGGGAGGAGTGGCTAGTCCACTACTAGTTAGTGGAAGAAGTGGGAGGAGTGGTCATATCACTTACCAAATGGGGAGGAGTGGCTAGTCCACTACTAGTTAGTGGAAGAAGTGGGAGGAGTGGTCATATCACTTACCAAATGGGGAGGAGTGGCTAGTCCACTACTAGTTAGTGGAAGAAGTGGGAGGAGTGGTCATATCACTTACCAAATGGGGAGGAGTTCCACTACTAGTTATTTATTCTTCCACCATTGAGTGCTTATTGCTTTTGTTTCCTTTAAATACACCATGTATGTTACACAATTAAACACACAATTCAATACAAACATTTCTTTCATTCTCTCAATCTCACAAATCCTCTCATTCTCTTAAATTCGCAAATTTCTCTTCTCTCTCAAATACTTACGGTTACTTCACTCCTTTTTTACTTTGTTCGTGCGCTTCATCACGGTTAAAACACTTAGAAGCTCTCATAATCCCACAAATTATCATGGTATCGG
It encodes:
- the LOC106316602 gene encoding protein kish-like, which codes for MSALFNFHSFLTVVLLVICTCTYLKMQFPAILEQKTGFRGFFWKAARIGERLSPWMSAGCFMMGVSIIFF